From Hippoglossus stenolepis isolate QCI-W04-F060 chromosome 19, HSTE1.2, whole genome shotgun sequence, the proteins below share one genomic window:
- the gramd1c gene encoding protein Aster-C isoform X1, with translation MFPRFGGMHLQLTSLRAVRDEQCLPVATLSRSHTEEVLGPFRASAAEQMEQVSSRSGLGSDDIPDETTSMENVRWSSDESSDPQGQCLAAPTTPLPTYKQKYDEFKKLFKELPESERLIVDYPCALQREILLQGRLYLSENWLCFYSNVFRGTKITLTLKDITTMSREKTARLIPNAIQVCMGTEKFFLTSFSAREKSYQTVFRMWQNTLLNKPLTSSEFWQMVKQHYGHDLGLSHEEMECMQIASELNMQSSLTARPGGDDGTGRLERPPSLRLPVLEHGPLDTSTPQGEDMPSPFGSQNSANMDDSRSTLSQRRSPAPSLDRLAPERASKRSSLSLDLNANENGVSEPSCSDSIEEVEERVGLTQVQGRVNLNKVFHISAVKMFELIFTDSNFIRRFMSVRKITSPTFSAWQKDASGNMKRSLNYTVAISNPLIGKFSTATENQTLYKESSDGQHYLVDCEVYAHDIPYHDYFYTHNRYCIKSSSKRKCRLSIYTDVKYKKQPWGLVKSFITKNSWSGIEDYFRQLETELLEEEAELNQGGGDPGKIGGLRRRRRTYSRTLPEHMKPNKQYGQDPEQHRDGNMGPMEMKGSGGWNMTTIVAGMSLILLILTLLNLGLFFKLWAMEDVAHRMYLSTKHRLRERSEASLVQGPVHRTRDELYLLKNVLQDSINLLEQLRSSLVVLQQNFAMANQTAAPQ, from the exons ATGTTCCCACGGTTTGGTGGCATGCACCTGCAGCTCACTTCACTCAGAGCTGTGAGGGACGAGCAGTGTCTTCCTGTGGCAACTTTAtctcgctcacacacagaggaagtccTGGGTCCGTTCCGTGCCAG TGCAGCAGAGCAGATGGAGCAGGTATCCAGCCGGTCAGGACTGGGCAGTGATGACATTCCAGATGAGACCACATCAATGGAGAATGTCAGATGGAGTTCTGATGAG AGCTCTGACCCTCAGGGACAGTGTCTCGCCGCGCCTACGACTCCTCTGCCAACCTACAAGCAGAAATATGACGAGTTTAAGAAGCTGTTCAAAGAGCTGCCGGAGTCCGAGAGACTCATAGTGG ACTACCCATGTGCGCTCCAGAGGGAAATCCTCCTTCAGGGACGCCTCTACCTGTCGGAGAATTGGCTCTGTTTCTACAGCAATGTGTTTCGGGGCACCAAG ATCACACTGACCCTGAAAGACATCACAACGATGAGCCGAGAGAAAACGGCGCGGCTGATTCCCAACGCGATCCAGGTCTGCATGGGCACAGAGAAG ttcttcctcacctccttctCTGCGAGAGAGAAAAGCTACCAGACGGTTTTCCGCATGTGGCAGAACACACTGCTGAACAAG cCGCTGACCAGCTCGGAGTTTTGGCAGATGGTGAAACAGCATTATGGGCATGACCTGGGCCTGAGCCATGAGGAGATGGAGTGCATGCAGATAGCGTCGGAATTGAACATGCAGAGCAG CCTGACAGCGAGGCCCGGTGGGGATGATGGTACTGGCAGGTTGGAGCGGCCCCCTTCCCTGCGCCTGCCTGTGCTGGAGCATGGGCCCTTAGACACCTCCACCCCTCAGGGGGAGGATATGCCTTCCCCTTTTGGCTCGCAGAATTCAGCAAACATG GATGACTCTCGGAGCACCCTGTCCCAGCGCCGCAGTCCTGCCCCGTCGCTGGACCGCCTGGCGCCAGAACGGGCCTCCAAGCGCTCCTCGCTGTCCCTTGACCTCAACGCCAATGAGAATGGCGTTTCTGAGCCGAGCTGTTCAGACAGCATTGAAGAAG TGGAGGAGCGAGTGGGTCTGACCCAGGTGCAGGGTCGAGTCAATTTAAACAAGGTCTTCCACATCAGCGCCGTCAAAATGTTCGAGCTGATCTTCACTGACTCCAACTTCATCCGCAGGTTTATGAGCGTCAGGAAGATAACCA GTCCCACCTTCTCCGCCTGGCAAAAAGACGCCTCGGGAAACATGAAGAGGAGCCTGAACTACACAGTTGCCATCAGCAACCCCCTGATTGGCAAGTTCTCCACGGCCACAGAGAACCAG ACGCTGTACAAAGAATCCAGTGATGGTCAGCATTACCTCGTGGACTGTGAGGTGTACGCTCACGACATTCCTTATCACGATTACTTCTACACTCACAACAGATACTGCATCAAGAGTAGCTCGAAGCGGAAGTGCCGTCTAAG CATTTACACCGATGTGAAGTATAAGAAGCAGCCATGGGGCCTGGTCAAGTCCTTCATCACTAAAAACTCCTGGAGCGGCATAGAAGATTATTTCAGACAGCTCG AAacggagctgctggaggaggaagccGAGCTGAATCAGGGAGGCGGCGACCCAGGGAAGATTGGTGggctgcggaggaggaggaggacgtacAGCCGGACGCTGCCAGAGCACATGAAGCccaacaagcagtatggacaagatccagagcagcacagagatggCAACATGG GCCCCATGGAAATGAAAGGGTCGGGCGGATGGAACATGACAACGATAGTAGCTGGGATGAGTCTGAT TTTGTTGATTCTGACGCTGCTGAATCTGGGCCTGTTTTTCAAGCTGTGGGCCATGGAGGATGTAGCCCACCGCATGTACCTGAGCACAAAGCATCGCCTGAGGGAGAGGAGCGAGGCCAG CCTGGTCCAGGGCCCTGTGCACAGAACCAGAGACGAGCTGTACCTTCTGAAGAATGTACTGCAGGACTCCATCAACCTTTTAGAGCAG CTCCGCAGCTCTCTCGTTGTGCTACAACAAAACTTCGCCATGGCCAATCAGACGGCAGCGCCGCAGTGA
- the gramd1c gene encoding protein Aster-C isoform X2, which yields MEQVSSRSGLGSDDIPDETTSMENVRWSSDESSDPQGQCLAAPTTPLPTYKQKYDEFKKLFKELPESERLIVDYPCALQREILLQGRLYLSENWLCFYSNVFRGTKITLTLKDITTMSREKTARLIPNAIQVCMGTEKFFLTSFSAREKSYQTVFRMWQNTLLNKPLTSSEFWQMVKQHYGHDLGLSHEEMECMQIASELNMQSSLTARPGGDDGTGRLERPPSLRLPVLEHGPLDTSTPQGEDMPSPFGSQNSANMDDSRSTLSQRRSPAPSLDRLAPERASKRSSLSLDLNANENGVSEPSCSDSIEEVEERVGLTQVQGRVNLNKVFHISAVKMFELIFTDSNFIRRFMSVRKITSPTFSAWQKDASGNMKRSLNYTVAISNPLIGKFSTATENQTLYKESSDGQHYLVDCEVYAHDIPYHDYFYTHNRYCIKSSSKRKCRLSIYTDVKYKKQPWGLVKSFITKNSWSGIEDYFRQLETELLEEEAELNQGGGDPGKIGGLRRRRRTYSRTLPEHMKPNKQYGQDPEQHRDGNMGPMEMKGSGGWNMTTIVAGMSLILLILTLLNLGLFFKLWAMEDVAHRMYLSTKHRLRERSEASLVQGPVHRTRDELYLLKNVLQDSINLLEQLRSSLVVLQQNFAMANQTAAPQ from the exons ATGGAGCAGGTATCCAGCCGGTCAGGACTGGGCAGTGATGACATTCCAGATGAGACCACATCAATGGAGAATGTCAGATGGAGTTCTGATGAG AGCTCTGACCCTCAGGGACAGTGTCTCGCCGCGCCTACGACTCCTCTGCCAACCTACAAGCAGAAATATGACGAGTTTAAGAAGCTGTTCAAAGAGCTGCCGGAGTCCGAGAGACTCATAGTGG ACTACCCATGTGCGCTCCAGAGGGAAATCCTCCTTCAGGGACGCCTCTACCTGTCGGAGAATTGGCTCTGTTTCTACAGCAATGTGTTTCGGGGCACCAAG ATCACACTGACCCTGAAAGACATCACAACGATGAGCCGAGAGAAAACGGCGCGGCTGATTCCCAACGCGATCCAGGTCTGCATGGGCACAGAGAAG ttcttcctcacctccttctCTGCGAGAGAGAAAAGCTACCAGACGGTTTTCCGCATGTGGCAGAACACACTGCTGAACAAG cCGCTGACCAGCTCGGAGTTTTGGCAGATGGTGAAACAGCATTATGGGCATGACCTGGGCCTGAGCCATGAGGAGATGGAGTGCATGCAGATAGCGTCGGAATTGAACATGCAGAGCAG CCTGACAGCGAGGCCCGGTGGGGATGATGGTACTGGCAGGTTGGAGCGGCCCCCTTCCCTGCGCCTGCCTGTGCTGGAGCATGGGCCCTTAGACACCTCCACCCCTCAGGGGGAGGATATGCCTTCCCCTTTTGGCTCGCAGAATTCAGCAAACATG GATGACTCTCGGAGCACCCTGTCCCAGCGCCGCAGTCCTGCCCCGTCGCTGGACCGCCTGGCGCCAGAACGGGCCTCCAAGCGCTCCTCGCTGTCCCTTGACCTCAACGCCAATGAGAATGGCGTTTCTGAGCCGAGCTGTTCAGACAGCATTGAAGAAG TGGAGGAGCGAGTGGGTCTGACCCAGGTGCAGGGTCGAGTCAATTTAAACAAGGTCTTCCACATCAGCGCCGTCAAAATGTTCGAGCTGATCTTCACTGACTCCAACTTCATCCGCAGGTTTATGAGCGTCAGGAAGATAACCA GTCCCACCTTCTCCGCCTGGCAAAAAGACGCCTCGGGAAACATGAAGAGGAGCCTGAACTACACAGTTGCCATCAGCAACCCCCTGATTGGCAAGTTCTCCACGGCCACAGAGAACCAG ACGCTGTACAAAGAATCCAGTGATGGTCAGCATTACCTCGTGGACTGTGAGGTGTACGCTCACGACATTCCTTATCACGATTACTTCTACACTCACAACAGATACTGCATCAAGAGTAGCTCGAAGCGGAAGTGCCGTCTAAG CATTTACACCGATGTGAAGTATAAGAAGCAGCCATGGGGCCTGGTCAAGTCCTTCATCACTAAAAACTCCTGGAGCGGCATAGAAGATTATTTCAGACAGCTCG AAacggagctgctggaggaggaagccGAGCTGAATCAGGGAGGCGGCGACCCAGGGAAGATTGGTGggctgcggaggaggaggaggacgtacAGCCGGACGCTGCCAGAGCACATGAAGCccaacaagcagtatggacaagatccagagcagcacagagatggCAACATGG GCCCCATGGAAATGAAAGGGTCGGGCGGATGGAACATGACAACGATAGTAGCTGGGATGAGTCTGAT TTTGTTGATTCTGACGCTGCTGAATCTGGGCCTGTTTTTCAAGCTGTGGGCCATGGAGGATGTAGCCCACCGCATGTACCTGAGCACAAAGCATCGCCTGAGGGAGAGGAGCGAGGCCAG CCTGGTCCAGGGCCCTGTGCACAGAACCAGAGACGAGCTGTACCTTCTGAAGAATGTACTGCAGGACTCCATCAACCTTTTAGAGCAG CTCCGCAGCTCTCTCGTTGTGCTACAACAAAACTTCGCCATGGCCAATCAGACGGCAGCGCCGCAGTGA